The DNA region GAGACAAAAAATCCAGTTGTATTGGACATGTTGTAATTTCTTCTATCTTCAAAGAAGCCGCTTTTCACTAAAAATTGTGAAGCTGTGATCATAGTTGGATGATTCCTTagctgtgatggtgttcacaggggtctttggatgagggaagagacaaggatttgACTCCATAATTCAGAAggcattatttattattttatgctatatattacattacaactatactaaaagaatagaataaaaggtttcatctcagaaggctaggtaagctaagaatagaaaggaatgaatggtaacaaaggtttgtggctcggacactgtgtccaagccagctgaccgtggttggccattaattccaaacatccacatgagaccaatcacagatccacctgttgcattccacagcagcagataaccagtgtttacattttgtccctgagacctctcagcttctcaggaggaaaaaatcccaaggaaaggattttcataaaaagatgtctgcgacaattAGCAACGTTTCCAAGGCATGCATTTTTCTGGACAATATCAGAAATAAATTACAGTATTATATTCATGCAATTCTCGCTAACACTGAAATACCAAAATATTTACCAGATACCACTAACTGGTGCATTGTGGATCTTGTATGAGCTGAACAGATTCACAAGATTTGAGCTTCATAAGATTTGAAAACTGCTTGTTCTGCTGCAAAAGTTTCTCTACTACTTCAACAATTAAAACCCTTATATGGATTGTGTGAAGCATATTTATTACTGTTGTTAATTGAAATGCATGAATCAAAGGAGGAAAGGTGATATCTGTGAGCTGAACCTGACTTCTCTGGGTCTTCTCTGTTCTCATAAAGTGAGATTTATGTTTCAAGGGAAATTGTTGTATAAATTCAGACACTTTTCTCTAATATTTATAATTTGCTCATGCTAACATTGTACTGTGATTATTTTCAAGAAATTACGGTCTGCTTTACTTTGTGACTCAATTGCTTTTATTAGTTCACTCAAGTGCTCTTTCAGAGGATAAGTTCAAGGCAGTCTGACATATTTTAGGATCCCTTGTGTCTCCTCTGCCAGATAAATCTGGCCTGACCATGATGATTAACTCTGTGGCCCAAAAGGAGGTCTGCTAATGAGCATAAATGTGGCAACCCTATCTGTGAGGTCAGGAAAGAGCAGTAAGGGGAATGAGCACTTTCAAGGATCTGTATACCAGGGGCTGAGATGATAATAATTTCCAGTCTGGACCAGCTTCAAGTGTGGTCAAGTTGCAGTGATACACATGCCAGCTTCTTGTACTTTGGTGcctgcctgtgtgtgtcaccAGCATCCATGAGTGGACTCATACTCTGGAGAACCCTTGGAGATCACAGCCGTTCGCTGTGGAGCTCCTGAGTTACTGAGGCACAAAGCAAGACAAAATTTAGAGGCCAttcctgagagcagagcacatCAGACTGAGGTCCCTGACCGAGCACTGAGGAACAGGCTTTTTCCTCTACCTGAGTTGAGGATTAAATATCACTGGGGTGCATAGGTTGAGTGGCAGCTATTTTCTGAAGGAGCTGGTGGGAGTTCACCATGGTGGAATGTTCTTTTGTAGGAACGTTACTTTGTTCTCAGTAAATTGTTCCCATTTTGGGGCTCATACACAGGAAAATCAAATAAGTGGGTAAAGCTCAGATATGGTTGTCTTTCAAATTTTAGTTTTTGATACAAAGATAGAACAGAATTTTGGAACTGTTGGAATATCTGACAATTTGCTTCAATCATGCACTTTTCTAGAAtgtattttctggttttgattcTCCCACTTCATAATTGCAGTGCTGTTTTTTCACAAGTACGTAAAAATACAGTGTTACTTTCCCTTGAGAAtcttaaaaatcacatttttgaaGTAACTGACTACTATAGTTATGTAATGCACATTCTGTATACAGGAAGCTGTAGGCATATAGCTTTAAAATACACAGTAGTCATTGAGTTAGGCTTTGTGATGTTTTTCCTTAGTAAAATGTGTCTTTTCCACTCTTGAATACTTTTGGTAAAGAATgttaaaaaatgtaaacatatgaattttttttcgtttaaatttgtttgtttgttctattcttttaggcttttaaaatctgaaacTTATACACAATGTTTTGTAAATATGTCTCAATTATATTTTATAGTTTGCAGTGTTGTGATAACAAAAGCATGTTCAGTTTTTAGAGGAAAAAGCTCCTAGTTTTTGAGATTGCAAGGACCTAAAATGAAATCTAAGCTGAATGAAACTTTGATTGACAGAAACAAAAACTATGAAGATTTTAAATCtagcttttaattttaataagtTAATGAATAACTATTAACTTATTGTCTTAGAAATTCAACAAAAACTTGAAGCATGAAAGTATTGATAGGTAGTAAATCCAATTGACAATTCTTACCATGTCCAGATTAGAAGCTCAGTCTTTGACTTTGAAAGATTTTACTCTGTCAAGAAATGGACTCCAGAAATATATATCAACTTTCCCACAAAATCAGTAAATATTTTACTGCCAAATGAACTTTAAGACTTTTTCCAGTGGCCGAATGATGTCACCTGCTTTTCACCCTGTTGTTACACTCatcattttatttaatatttctgtatttcatgaAATAATATACCAGCAAtataaattttcaaatattgtATTCATAACTTGGATTCATGAGTCTAGGATTGAGAAGGTGAGGACACACTGTTCTCTAAACCAGACATATTTGTTTATAAATATGGAACAATGACAGGATGCAGATCAGTAAGGCCCACCACTGTTCTGGACTGCGCTCCTTACAGCATCAGATAAAGACATGGATGAAGATGGATGACACATTTTCAGTCTATAAAGAAGAACAGGTCTAAATTCAGTATCAAACTGTGGCATGCTGGTGAGATAGAAACTGAGAGAGTGAAACAGCTGCAGAGAGTGGGATTTTTAACTGGGTTCTGCTAGGTGGACTGCTCTACTTGACTAACCTGCCGTCTGCACATCGGCTACTGTCATCTTTCGATCCCATATATGTGACTATGTATAAGAAGTGGTCAGCTAAATTCAGCAATAATCCTTGGATAAAGACAGCCTTGTTGTCTGGAGTGCTCCTCTAGAATAGGGATGGAGGCTGTGTAATTTTCTCCTTGCTAAAGTGGTTGCAACTAATTGGTCTGGTTATAATTTATAAACCTTCAATGCAGCCTGAAAGATACTAGTTACAATACAAGACATCTTCGCTGAGATACACTGGTGCCTCTGTTGGGTTTCATGCTGCAACCCCCTCCGCACAGTCAGGTACTGCTGTAACCAGAGAGCCACAGGGCTTTCTGTCACTCTAGACAAGAATATAAAGAGCTGGACACAAGATGGCTTGTTTAATACAGCTGGCTATCTCACACCCCTAAGGAAAAGCATAGGCAAATCTTATGCACGTAAAAGGTTAGAATTAATTATGAAATCTTTCTCTGCTTTGTACATTCAGGAAGAACATTGATAATTTCTCACTATCATTTCCATACCTGCTGTCATTTCCAGAGGTCATTTTGTTCCTAGATATAAGgtgagcaggcaggagctgggactaGCCAGATACCATCAGAACTGCTCAACTTCCTGCACAGCTACACAGGCTAATCAGGCAGAAGCGACCAAAGCAGCAAGATGCTGCCACCACTTCTTATGGTTTCAATAAGCATTGTAGCTGTTGAAGTTGTTGTTGGATTTATTGGAAATGGATTTATTACAACTGTTAATATAATTAATTGGATCAAAAGCAAAAAGACATCTTCTGCTGATATGATCCTGATCTTACTGAGCACATCAAGATTTATCTTGCAAGCGACAGTTCTGATGCACATCCACAGTCTCTACTTTGCTGATGTGTTCAAGTTGGCTTCAGTGTACAAGGACTTTGCTGCTGTGTGGATGTTTGTAAACCACAGCAGCTTGTGGTTCAGTACCTGGCTCTATGTACTGTACTGTGTAAAAATAATCAATACCAcccactggctgctgctgcaaatcAAGTTCAGAATAGCTGGGATGGTCCCATGGCTTCTTCTTGGATCACTGGTGATCTCCTCTATGACTTCTCTTCCTTTACTATGGATTACACCCAACACTTACCTATGCAGCTCAACAGGGAACTGCAGAGAAAATAGCACAGCTGATATCATGGACTGGGATAGTTCATCTCTCTATTTGCTGCTTCTTTACTTTGTAGGTTGCTTTTTCCCTCTAGTACTCTCTGTGGTGACCTCAGCTCTGTTAATTACTTCTCTGTGGAAACACAGAAAGACAATGCAATGTTATGCAGATACTTTCACGGATGCTATGATAGATGTTCACCTAAATGCTATTAAATccattatttctttcttaatcTTGTATCTTTCCAGTTTTGTAGCTCAAATTCTGTTGATACTCTCGACATCTCAAAGTAAAGATGTGGTGAAAGTTGCAGTATCCTTAGTTGTAGTTGAGGCATATCCTTCCATGCACTCAATTATCCTGATCATAGTCAATTCAAAACTGAAATTGGTGTTTAGGAAAATTTGCTTGCATTTTAAGTGTCATTTGGAAGATAAGCCTCCAAGCCCCAGGCTCGAGAGAAACACTCTCCAGTAAGATACATGAAATCAAttgttttactgttttttttcttaaatggtAACTTTCATCTTCCAGAGACTTTTGTGACTAGTCCTCCTTAACATTTCAGTGCATCTGAAATAAAGTGCATTTTTGCTTTACTTGTGCACCACTCCAGATTCTTCCTTCCTGCTTAATATAGAGTGAGAATAAAAATGTACTGAATGGAAACAATGTACTTAAGTAAGAAACCAGTTTTAGGTTGCTTTATGATTTCAGATTATCAGTTTAAGACTGAAAGTTTTATGACCTGTTTGAATTGAAAAAAATGGGGACTAAGACAAGAATGTACAGAGCTCACAAGTATCAGCTCTCAggtaaaggattttttttttacctgagaAGGTTGAAATTTGACTAAAAACGTGTTGTACAAGTCATAGCTGGTGCTACATGGAAAAAGATTGTGCttttaggctggaaaagctaACTGGATTATAACCTGAGGGAAAATTAAGATTTGGAAGGACACAGACATTTAATATAATCAAATTGCATTCTGAATGAGGTTTATTTGTGTTAGAATTCCAGTATGTCTGTAGCAATGTTAAATACCTATGTATAAATTGATACTTTTGTTTGAAATATATGTTATgcttatttgtttggttttcttttaagtgGATTACCAAGATAGTGATTACAACGTAAAGTGACGTAGGTACATAGAACTAACTGTAGGAAATCTCGCTCTTGTTGACTTGACCATTCTGATAATAGATTTGCCTTTATTGTCATGATTTGCTATTGCTTTGAGCAATATTGCTATGAGATGTTTCTAAGGCTGTTTTCGTTTAAAATTTTATGTTACTATGAAGTTTCACATGAGGTTGGTGAGATATATTTAGCAAGTTCAGTCGTGTTTTACCAAATAATGTGTTTGATAAATCTGTTCTAAAGTTCTCAGCTTATAAATTACTGTGGTGAGAGTTTCAGTCCCACCCATAAAATTAATGAGCAGAATGATACACTTATTCTTGGAGTGTTCTCAGTTTTTGAAACATCAGAGTAAAAAGTTTATAAAattctttgaaaaacaaattactgTTTAACATTATTAGATAAAGAGTGAATATAATGGTTTTAATTGGTACCTTaaaattttttgaaaattatcTATGTGTTAATAGGATACATAAGGGGATGTCTGTGTGATATGAAATTATATGATTATTAGCATGTGAAAACCACAGGTTCAGACTGCAgagcataagggagagtcaTTAACCTCACAAACACAGCATTTGGAGGCACAGTATGTTGTACTGTAAAACTAAACCTTCTATAATGTCCACAGTGGTGGACTGCTGTGGTGCTGAATCAAGAGAGACACAGAAGTCCCTCGAGGGAAGCAGGTGGGAACCATAATGCTCatgtcccagcagctctgctctgttccgctctgctctgctctgctctacagctgcaagccctgccagCATGCACCAAGGTTAGAGCAGTCACACAGCAATAGCTATTCCAGCCGGCAACATCGTGGAAAGAAAGTGTTCTGTAAGAAATGAGTTTGTCTGAGACTGTTTTATTGCGGGGTGATTGGTAGGGGTATTTGGCTTTCCGAAGCTGATAATTTCCCCAGTGAGCTCATTTCTCTTCAGGTATTTCCAAACCCGTTTCTAAAGACAGTCTGAAGTAAAGGGATCAGAGCCAAAGATGATAATAACAGCTCTTGCTCAGCTTCTTCACCTTCAGGAGAGGGAGATCTGAGGCAGGCACAATCATTAATAATATCCTCCAGTACTtccaggggaagaggaggaCAAAGCTCAAGGACTTGACATCTTTATGTTGTATTGATGAAAGTTTTGTTACACACAGCATAGAGTGAGATAGATGGGTACATAAATTAGAATTTTAAATTACTGGATTGGTAAATAAATTATTAGTTTTGTCCTTTTCCATTCCATCCTACCCTCAAGcttcaatttattttcatgaCTTCTTCCACAGTATATACAgatttctatttgttttttgATCTTACCCTGCTCTTTGGATTTCATCTTACCCCATCCTAAAATAATCTTCTGCCTTCTCTTCGGATCTAGCCTGCTCTTTCaggtacattttaaaaaagctttctcattattattttacaaaaaaaacaTCACTCACTAAATTACAATAGACTTGTTTCTATATCTAGTTTATTTCAGAAAGCAGATCAATAAACCTGATGAATATTTTGTCAATTATTATTTGTGCCTCCAAAAATCATAAGAATAACGTCATTGAGATTTCATTATCTAAGAAGTGTTTATACGATGATGGAAAATAAGACTGTTCACCAGTACATTTCTCGTGGAACTTTTCAAGTTACATGAAATAGGAATAACATGAATAGGAGAATACTGTCTGCAGTTTGTATAAGGCCAGAAATTGTGGCAGCTCCAAGATCATTGtgagtatgaaaaaaaaaatagtgattAGTGCAGTTTTTCACACCCACTGCATGAAAAATCAAACCTAGTCTTCATCGTCttctccaattttttttttttctttgttcttgctttttctGGGTCAGAATTCATCACAATTTTGTGTCCAGAAAAACCAGTATTTTGCTGGGCAGAAATTAAGTGACTTTTGATTGTAATCTCAGTAGCATGTTCATGAAGCCGGCAAGTTTCTCACTATCAGTCTGGCATGAGAACCGGAAAGAACTACCAGAGACATTCTGAGTTTCAGTTGATGAAACTTGCTTTGTCATATCTTTCCTTTTGCCTGCATTATTCAGAGGCTCTACCTGACCAAATCAGTAGCGGGGTGGTGGATATGAACTCTGCTATCCCTAACCTACTGCCTCTCCTCTGTTAGCCATGCAGTCATCCTTTCCTCTCTGCTAGGAACAcaagccagcactgccagctccgTGGAGCCCAGAAGAGATGTTCTTATAAATGCCACTAAAACTCCAATCTTCACTTTTACTGGTTTTCTAGTGGTAATCAGAAAGCTTTTCACCTTATTTGCATCTGACAGCACAATGGTGCTAattttttctgaataattttgggtaatttgaaaagtaaaataagtGTCAATGGAAATGCCACAGTGTACCTACCTTTTCTTGAAATATGACTTCCTACCTTTGCGCAAGGTCTGAAGTAAAGTTTTTCTTCCTGTAAGAGTTTATAATAGGATTATAACATAGGATTACTTTTATCCCTATTTATTTATTGTCTTCCTTATCATAATACTCAGCCTTCATGTCATTAGTATCACAAGGACAGTTTCTCCAATGTTACAAAACACTTCTGAAGGCTAATCCCCCTTCCCCTCAATATTTCTTATCCTGTTTGTTCCTCATTTGAGGACATCTGGGTGGGAGGTCGTTGGAGCTTAGTTAGGTATATAAATAATGTTTAATATAAATCTTCACAGACACATGGGTTttaaggtttattttaaaaaaacctttataaattaatatgaaaatggcttttaatacttataaatattaaaaatataaactagGCTCATGTTAATATCACTTCTaagatttattaatttcaaaGTGCCATTTCTCCCTCCCAATATCTAGGTTTTTGCAAGGATCCAAACTTTACATTGGCCAAAGTAGTCATAAAGGATATCAATTGCATCAGAGAAGAGCATAGGCTCTCTTGAAAACAGAGTTCCTGATGCTCATAAGCTTTTCAGTGGTCAGAGGGTTTTTCATTCCTAAGTTTTTCTTGTCTCCGCATTGAGATATATCCTTCTTCAGTATTCAGCCTATCTGTGTGTGAAAGGACAGGGATATTTTATCATCAGAAATCAGAGTAGTAGTATGGGTGGTGGCTACAGTGGGATTTAATTGGGCTTTTGAGAGGTGAGGAAAGCGAGGAGAAGTCTCACAGATCCATGAGATTTACTTTGGCTGGTGTCTTTTCCCAGTACAGGTAAACAAACTGGGGCAGCAATGCAGCCTTCAGAAGCTGCTGTTGCTGAACTGGGGTCCATGCACTGAATGCTCCACTACAAAACAGTTCTTTTGCTgccacaggaaaagcagagacaaAGTGCTAAACAGGAATAATGACTTGACATCATCATCTCTTAATTGCCTCTTGGGGGAAAGGGGTGAAATTAAACCCTCTCTGGCCTTTAGGCACTTAGATGTGATATTGTGATGAGATTAAGATGTATGATATAATtcctaaatattaaaaatgatTGGTAGGTAattatattctatttttttttcttcttccaccCCTTTCCCCAGTGTAatatttgaatttaattttttctcattttgtatctttttcccctctcctttgaatacttctttttcttttcctttttaggaaaaaattaattatacaTTTATCACTCATATGTCTTGCCACTTCCCCGAAAAATCTCCACTATTTTTGCTGCTATTGCTGCTGTTATTGAAAATATATACCAATGAAATCAAGATGGTTTCCTtcacatatttattttattataatgaACACACATTTCAATGCACATTATTGGTTTTGGCAGACTTATACTTCTTCTTTTGTGATAACATTGCAAATAaaatttctccctttccttgTGAAGGCATttaaaagacataaaaaaaccccaacaaacaaaaccaaaactgctGAGACCCTGAGATATGTAAAGCTTCCCTTTCAAATCCCACTTTAGTCAGTTCTGCTTTGTTGTCCTTTCTCTGCCATTTGCTTTCTCTCACTCCAGTGTggatccctttttcttttacagactgttattttctttctcatttttccttgtCTCCTTTTAAGGTCATTCTTAAAGTCTTTACTTTTCCTCTGTTTAGTTTCAATCGCCACCCTTCAATCCCTCAAACACTTGTTCCTTGCTATGTTTACACTGTTTGTTTCCCTTCCAGAGTAGAGATGACCatccaaatattttcattgcctAGGATTGAgataagaaggaaaaagaaatagaatgtAGCTGCACGTATGCAAacagcaaagtggaaaacactgAGTTCAAATACTGCATGTGTAAATTCTACGTTCAtgactaaaattattttaaatgcatcCTGAGAAACTTGCTCACTCtcttaaagaagaaaacagaagaatctGCCAATTAGAATTAATTCTCACcaacagaacagaaagaaatcagcttttttttcctgaggaactTCTCAATCTCCTCCAATAAAGATGTATAGCAGGAACTATGAATAGGTATTTATCGAGCTCATTTGGTAAATCATAAGAAACACAACATGAGCTTTATATAGCCAACAGAGGTCCAGACCCCTAACATAGCATGTGGGTATAATTTGACTTTCCATGGTAATAGATATAATGTTTCTCTTGCTTGAGGTACCCATAGCTTTCTTTAGGAATCTGGAGCAGAGTATTCCACATGTAGAGAAATATATCTGTCCCTGTTGAATAAGTATCTATCTCTCCGCTAAATTCAgcacaaaaggagaaaagacaTAATATAAAAACTTTGTCATTCTTAAGTCATGTTTAGACTACAGCAGCAGCCAGTTTcctttttcattgcttttttaCAACTGGGTGAACTTGTGCATTTTTCTCGTGCTATGGCTATActcaggcaggaaaagggagaaaatttcccaaaaaaatccccgGGAAAAGGTTATTCTGAGATATAAAATCTCTTGCCTTCAATTCCCCGAGGCTGTGAAAAGCTAAAAATCTCAG from Melospiza georgiana isolate bMelGeo1 chromosome 2, bMelGeo1.pri, whole genome shotgun sequence includes:
- the LOC131096881 gene encoding taste receptor type 2 member 40-like; the encoded protein is MLPPLLMVSISIVAVEVVVGFIGNGFITTVNIINWIKSKKTSSADMILILLSTSRFILQATVLMHIHSLYFADVFKLASVYKDFAAVWMFVNHSSLWFSTWLYVLYCVKIINTTHWLLLQIKFRIAGMVPWLLLGSLVISSMTSLPLLWITPNTYLCSSTGNCRENSTADIMDWDSSSLYLLLLYFVGCFFPLVLSVVTSALLITSLWKHRKTMQCYADTFTDAMIDVHLNAIKSIISFLILYLSSFVAQILLILSTSQSKDVVKVAVSLVVVEAYPSMHSIILIIVNSKLKLVFRKICLHFKCHLEDKPPSPRLERNTLQ